A window from Pseudomonas alloputida encodes these proteins:
- a CDS encoding FMN-binding glutamate synthase family protein translates to MKHSLPSRYACLVLCLVFTFASLPLLAQHAWLWPVTLITALLSLVGLNDLRQSHHAVRRNYPILGNIRYLIETIRPEIRQYLIEGDDDKLPFSRSQRSLVYARAKNESAEKAFGTLNDAYKPGFEFISHSMLPVATPDPASFRIAIGGPQCRMPYSASIFNISAMSFGALSANAIAALNRGARMGRFAHDTGEGSISPYHREHGGDLIWEIGSGYFGCRTEDGRFDPQRFAEQARSAQVKMIEIKLSQGAKPGHGGILPGHKVSPEIAETRGVRAGEDCISPAAHSAFRTPVELLQFVAGLRELSGGKPVGFKFCLGHPWEFMGIAKAMLATGITPDFIVVDGKEGGTGAAPREFSDNMGVPMREGLMFVHNTLVGLNLRSSIRIGAAGKIVSAFDIASVLAIGADWVNSARGFMFAIGCIQSQSCHTNKCPTGVATQDPLRQRALVVPDKAERVASFHRNTLHALAEMLAAAGLEHPSELKPKHLARRVSPSEIGLFSDLHTFLKPGELLSGSIESEFYARMWRMARSDSFAPETVSPAPAQTVTVRRKETAPA, encoded by the coding sequence ATGAAACACTCTCTTCCCAGCCGCTACGCCTGCCTCGTACTCTGCCTTGTCTTCACTTTCGCCAGCCTGCCCCTGCTGGCCCAACATGCCTGGCTGTGGCCGGTAACGCTGATCACCGCGCTGCTCAGCCTGGTCGGTCTGAATGACCTGCGCCAAAGCCACCATGCGGTGCGACGCAACTACCCGATCCTGGGCAATATCCGTTACCTGATCGAAACCATCCGCCCGGAAATCCGCCAGTACCTGATCGAAGGTGACGACGACAAGCTGCCGTTCTCCCGCTCGCAACGCTCGCTGGTCTACGCCCGCGCCAAGAACGAAAGCGCCGAGAAAGCGTTCGGCACGCTCAACGACGCCTACAAACCTGGTTTCGAATTCATCAGCCATTCCATGCTACCGGTGGCCACGCCAGACCCTGCGTCGTTCCGCATTGCCATCGGCGGGCCGCAATGCCGAATGCCCTACTCGGCCTCGATCTTCAACATCTCGGCGATGAGTTTCGGCGCCCTCAGCGCCAACGCCATCGCCGCGCTCAACCGCGGCGCGCGCATGGGCCGGTTTGCCCATGACACTGGCGAAGGCAGCATCAGCCCTTACCACCGTGAACACGGCGGCGATCTGATCTGGGAAATTGGCAGCGGCTACTTCGGCTGCCGCACCGAGGACGGTCGTTTCGATCCACAGCGCTTCGCCGAACAGGCCCGCTCGGCACAGGTGAAGATGATCGAGATCAAGCTCAGCCAGGGCGCCAAGCCTGGCCACGGCGGCATTTTACCGGGGCACAAGGTCAGCCCCGAAATTGCCGAGACCCGTGGCGTACGCGCAGGCGAGGACTGCATCTCGCCGGCGGCGCACAGCGCCTTCCGCACACCGGTCGAGCTGCTGCAGTTCGTAGCCGGCCTGCGCGAGCTTTCGGGCGGCAAGCCCGTGGGCTTCAAGTTCTGCCTGGGCCACCCTTGGGAATTCATGGGCATTGCCAAGGCCATGCTCGCCACCGGCATCACCCCTGACTTCATCGTTGTCGACGGCAAGGAAGGCGGCACCGGCGCGGCACCTCGCGAGTTCAGCGACAACATGGGCGTGCCGATGCGCGAAGGCTTGATGTTCGTGCACAACACGTTGGTCGGCCTGAACCTGCGCTCCAGCATCCGCATTGGTGCGGCGGGCAAGATCGTCAGCGCCTTCGACATTGCCAGCGTATTGGCCATCGGCGCTGACTGGGTCAATTCGGCACGCGGTTTCATGTTTGCCATTGGCTGTATTCAGTCGCAGAGCTGCCACACCAACAAGTGCCCGACCGGCGTGGCGACCCAAGACCCTCTGCGCCAGCGCGCCCTGGTGGTGCCAGACAAGGCCGAGCGGGTAGCCAGCTTCCACCGCAACACACTGCACGCACTGGCCGAGATGCTGGCTGCCGCAGGCCTGGAGCACCCTTCGGAGCTCAAGCCCAAACACCTGGCACGGCGCGTCAGCCCCAGCGAAATCGGGTTGTTTTCAGACTTGCACACATTCCTCAAACCAGGTGAGTTACTCAGTGGCTCGATCGAAAGCGAGTTTTATGCGCGGATGTGGCGGATGGCGCGTAGCGACAGCTTTGCACCGGAGACCGTAAGCCCAGCGCCGGCTCAAACAGTAACCGTTCGCCGAAAAGAAACAGCCCCGGCATAG
- a CDS encoding OprD family porin — translation MLKTRISLVALAMIAATQAQANDQADSKGFIEDSHANVLLRNAYINRDKKHGTDDQIEWGQAFIANFSSGFTQGTVGVGVDAFGLYAVRLDGGKGHNGGGGVDFFKPHETTNAEGNASSPHNLARGGAAVKFRISNTVLKYGDQMPALPVLQYDDARLLPESFTGTLITSKEIQGLELNAGRFTQEARKSAERRDGGGLKSINVLGGSYKFTDNFTASLYTADNEDVMKKHYLGLNYVFPIASDQSLTLDFNGYKSDINNKYVKAAGLNGDSNTIWSLAATYAYGAHSFTLAHQRSTGSTGYNYGFYQNAGGVGDGGSTIYLANSYWSDFNAEDERSWQLGYGLDFGAYGIPGLTYKLAYVVGDNINTRNVANPQGFGEGKEREIFNQIRYVVQDGPAKDLSIKLRSSFLRTNNAVQQNGYNDDGNEVRVFVEYPISIF, via the coding sequence ATGTTGAAAACCAGGATCAGCCTGGTCGCCCTGGCGATGATCGCCGCGACCCAGGCTCAGGCCAATGACCAGGCTGACAGCAAGGGCTTCATCGAGGACAGTCACGCCAACGTCCTTCTGCGCAACGCCTACATCAACCGTGACAAGAAGCATGGCACCGACGACCAGATCGAATGGGGCCAGGCGTTCATCGCCAACTTCTCCTCCGGTTTCACCCAAGGCACCGTTGGCGTCGGTGTAGACGCATTCGGCCTGTACGCCGTGCGCCTGGATGGCGGCAAAGGCCACAACGGTGGTGGCGGCGTCGACTTCTTCAAGCCGCACGAAACCACCAATGCCGAAGGCAACGCCAGCTCGCCGCACAACCTGGCGCGTGGTGGTGCTGCTGTGAAGTTCCGCATTTCCAACACCGTGCTGAAGTACGGTGACCAGATGCCAGCACTGCCAGTGCTGCAGTACGACGATGCACGTCTGCTGCCAGAAAGCTTCACCGGCACCCTGATCACCTCCAAAGAGATCCAGGGCCTGGAACTGAACGCCGGCCGCTTCACCCAGGAAGCGCGCAAGAGCGCCGAGCGCCGTGATGGTGGTGGCCTGAAGTCGATCAACGTCTTAGGTGGCAGCTACAAGTTCACCGACAACTTCACCGCTTCGCTGTACACCGCCGACAACGAAGATGTGATGAAGAAGCACTACCTGGGCTTGAACTACGTCTTCCCGATCGCCAGCGACCAGTCCCTGACCCTGGACTTCAACGGCTACAAGTCGGACATCAACAACAAGTACGTAAAAGCCGCAGGCCTGAACGGCGACTCCAACACCATCTGGAGTCTTGCAGCCACCTACGCGTACGGTGCGCACTCGTTCACCCTCGCTCACCAGCGCAGCACTGGCAGCACGGGCTACAACTACGGCTTCTACCAGAACGCCGGCGGCGTGGGTGACGGTGGTTCCACCATCTACCTGGCCAACTCGTACTGGTCCGACTTCAACGCCGAAGACGAGCGCTCCTGGCAACTGGGCTACGGCCTGGACTTCGGTGCCTACGGCATTCCGGGCCTGACCTACAAGCTGGCTTACGTGGTGGGTGACAACATCAACACCCGCAACGTCGCCAACCCGCAAGGCTTCGGCGAAGGTAAAGAGCGCGAGATCTTCAACCAGATCCGTTACGTGGTGCAGGACGGCCCGGCCAAGGACCTGTCGATCAAGCTGCGTAGCTCGTTCTTGCGTACCAACAACGCCGTGCAGCAGAACGGTTACAACGACGACGGCAACGAAGTCCGCGTATTCGTCGAGTACCCGATCAGCATCTTCTGA
- a CDS encoding TonB-dependent receptor, whose translation MLVPCRLSPLTLGLSLLFSASLASAAATTLPESSVTADSEREKDNPRVKEVSTATRTSTPVRYVPQAIDTVKTSNVLDYGSNTLGKALEGIPNVSSGADTRFDSVRIRGFEASNDFYLDGIRDDSQYIRDLHNIERVEVLKGPAAVLYGRGSQGGIVNRVSKAPEPGRRSTIEAQAGSEDLRSLYADLSADPSDTVSLRLNMGNQDNNSFREGIDGSRQLFAPSISWQITPDLNWLVQYEYSRYNRTPDRGIPSVNGRPADVSRSATYGDHRDYIDDRAQSLRSRLNYQLNETWQLRHTLGLFKLDSEFDNTYVTGYNAGTNTLTRQRWQQDLNTRNLFNNLEAEGDFDTLGLEHKLLLGLEFGNQRRDPLLYSAGSQSLPGLGKPSQPHNGTLAVSSNNHTVVDSRGVYLQDQIRLNDQWQVLAGVRFDQFEVETTNKDGLREPQDSNSTSPRLGVVYTPWRDHSFYASWSKTFSPVGGGLIGITPGAQGNTNKTDPEETRQKEIGVKSDWLDQRLTTTLAIYELELYNRRTRDPNDPNIILLSGMQRSRGIELTATGNIVGNWYVRGGIGLQDAIIVKDNNGQEGNRINDVAKRNGSLFVTWKPELGWYAETGLTLVGERYADNQNTTVLPGYGRWDALAGYRTHDWDVRAALSNIADKTYYSSATSAAQIQVGDPRSLVVTGSYSF comes from the coding sequence ATGCTTGTACCCTGCCGTCTTTCACCCCTGACGCTCGGCCTGTCGCTGCTGTTCAGCGCCAGCCTGGCCAGTGCCGCCGCCACCACACTGCCGGAGTCGTCGGTTACCGCCGACAGCGAACGCGAGAAGGACAACCCGCGGGTGAAGGAGGTGAGCACCGCAACCCGCACCTCGACGCCCGTGCGTTATGTGCCGCAGGCCATCGATACGGTGAAAACCTCCAATGTGCTGGATTACGGCAGCAACACGCTGGGCAAGGCGCTGGAGGGTATCCCCAACGTCAGCAGCGGCGCCGACACCCGTTTTGACAGCGTACGCATCCGCGGCTTCGAGGCCAGCAACGACTTCTACCTGGACGGTATCCGCGACGACAGCCAGTACATCCGCGACCTGCACAACATCGAGCGGGTCGAAGTGCTGAAGGGGCCTGCAGCGGTACTGTATGGCCGTGGCAGCCAGGGCGGCATCGTCAACAGGGTCAGCAAGGCACCGGAGCCGGGTCGCCGCTCGACCATCGAAGCGCAGGCCGGCAGCGAAGACCTGCGCAGCCTGTATGCCGACCTCAGCGCAGACCCCAGCGACACGGTCAGCCTGCGCCTGAACATGGGCAACCAGGACAACAACAGCTTTCGCGAGGGTATCGACGGCAGCCGCCAACTGTTCGCCCCGTCGATCAGCTGGCAGATCACCCCCGACCTGAACTGGCTGGTGCAGTATGAATACAGCCGCTACAACCGCACACCAGACCGCGGCATCCCGAGTGTCAACGGCCGCCCGGCAGACGTCAGCCGCAGCGCCACCTACGGCGACCATCGCGACTACATTGACGACCGCGCCCAGTCGCTGCGCTCGCGTCTGAACTACCAGCTGAACGAAACCTGGCAGCTGCGCCACACCCTGGGCCTGTTCAAACTCGACAGCGAGTTCGACAACACCTATGTCACGGGCTACAACGCCGGCACCAATACCTTGACCCGCCAACGCTGGCAGCAGGACCTGAACACCCGCAACCTATTCAACAACCTGGAGGCCGAGGGCGACTTCGACACCTTGGGCCTTGAACACAAGCTGCTGCTGGGCCTGGAGTTCGGCAACCAGCGGCGCGATCCGCTGCTATACAGCGCCGGCAGCCAGAGCCTGCCAGGCCTGGGCAAACCCAGCCAGCCGCACAATGGTACGTTGGCGGTATCGAGCAACAACCACACCGTGGTCGACAGCCGCGGGGTTTATCTGCAGGACCAGATTCGCCTGAACGATCAGTGGCAGGTTCTCGCCGGCGTGCGCTTTGACCAGTTCGAAGTGGAAACCACCAACAAGGATGGCTTGCGCGAACCGCAGGACAGCAACAGCACCAGCCCACGCCTGGGCGTGGTCTACACGCCATGGCGCGACCATTCGTTCTACGCCTCGTGGAGCAAGACTTTCTCACCGGTGGGTGGCGGCTTGATCGGCATCACCCCAGGGGCACAGGGCAACACCAATAAAACCGACCCGGAAGAGACCCGGCAGAAAGAAATAGGCGTAAAGAGCGACTGGTTGGATCAGCGCCTGACCACCACCCTGGCCATCTACGAGCTGGAACTTTACAACCGCCGCACCCGCGACCCAAACGACCCGAACATCATCTTGCTCAGCGGCATGCAGCGTTCACGCGGCATCGAGCTGACTGCCACCGGCAACATCGTCGGCAACTGGTATGTACGCGGCGGCATTGGCCTGCAGGATGCGATCATCGTCAAGGACAATAACGGCCAGGAAGGCAACCGCATCAATGACGTGGCCAAGCGCAATGGCAGCCTGTTCGTGACCTGGAAGCCAGAATTGGGGTGGTACGCCGAAACCGGGCTGACACTGGTGGGCGAGCGTTATGCGGACAACCAGAACACCACGGTATTACCAGGGTATGGCCGTTGGGATGCACTGGCGGGGTATCGGACCCATGACTGGGATGTGCGGGCGGCATTGAGCAACATTGCTGACAAGACCTACTACAGCTCGGCGACCAGTGCGGCGCAGATCCAGGTGGGCGATCCGCGTAGCCTTGTGGTGACGGGTAGCTACAGTTTCTGA
- a CDS encoding sensor histidine kinase, producing the protein MIAKPTPPRRPRWRSLALLALILAPLLWPLHHLAERYYQEELASQNRQTLDLYVANLLGTLHRYETLPQILGDLPALRGVLADPFRLEAVTNANRLLKDIVQKTGAEVMYLMDVSGNTLAASNWDKHDSFVGRNFAFRPYFNEAMAGHLGRFFGQGTTSAKRGYFFAAAVRDRERIVGVLVVKVDLDHTETLWGRTPEQLLLTDHNGVVILTSRPDWRFRATRTLTDAERQAIIAIQPYPTQAPQPLVLNPQAWITQTRDIKETGWQVSILAPRTLVDRSVQTVMAIGAGTLLVLMLLAGLVMQRRRHYIDRIDFEARGRQELEKRVAERTADLEGLNTRLKNAVLERENAQQEAVRAQDELVQAGKLSVLGTMSASISHELNQPLAAIRSYAENAEILLDHQRTEDARGNLKLIGELTGRMASIIAHLRAFARRDRHAPESVALQPALDDALALLAKRRRAMAVELIRDLPEATLWVQAGETRLRQVLGNLLANALDALTEKANPRRLWLSAEQRDDCVYLYIRDNGPGFSRQALEHAKEPFFTTKTRTQGLGLGLAICESLMRALGGELLLANHPEGGAMLTLQLRVAASGATLPNSEDPSA; encoded by the coding sequence ATGATTGCAAAGCCCACGCCCCCACGCCGTCCCCGCTGGCGCAGCCTGGCCCTGCTGGCGCTGATCTTGGCCCCATTACTATGGCCCCTGCATCACTTGGCCGAACGCTATTACCAGGAAGAACTGGCCTCGCAGAACCGCCAGACCCTCGACCTGTATGTCGCCAACCTGCTCGGCACCCTGCACCGCTACGAGACCTTGCCGCAAATTCTCGGCGACTTGCCAGCGCTGCGTGGCGTGCTGGCCGACCCTTTCCGCCTGGAAGCGGTGACCAACGCCAACCGCCTGCTCAAGGACATCGTGCAGAAGACCGGTGCCGAGGTGATGTACCTGATGGACGTCAGCGGCAACACCTTGGCCGCCTCGAACTGGGACAAGCACGACAGCTTCGTCGGCCGAAACTTCGCCTTCCGCCCTTACTTCAACGAAGCCATGGCCGGCCACCTTGGCCGCTTCTTCGGCCAGGGCACCACCTCGGCCAAGCGCGGCTACTTCTTTGCCGCGGCCGTGCGCGACCGCGAGCGGATCGTCGGCGTGCTGGTGGTCAAAGTCGATCTCGACCACACCGAAACCCTGTGGGGCCGTACGCCCGAGCAGCTGTTGCTGACCGATCACAATGGCGTGGTCATCCTGACTTCGCGGCCCGACTGGCGCTTCCGTGCTACCCGCACGCTGACCGACGCCGAGCGCCAGGCCATCATCGCCATCCAGCCCTATCCGACCCAGGCCCCACAGCCGCTGGTTCTCAACCCGCAGGCCTGGATCACCCAGACCCGCGACATCAAGGAAACTGGTTGGCAAGTCAGCATCCTCGCCCCGCGCACGCTGGTTGATCGCTCGGTGCAGACGGTAATGGCCATCGGTGCCGGTACGCTGCTGGTACTGATGTTGCTGGCAGGCCTGGTGATGCAACGGCGGCGCCATTACATCGACCGCATCGACTTCGAAGCCCGTGGCCGCCAGGAACTGGAAAAGCGCGTGGCCGAACGTACCGCCGACCTTGAAGGCCTGAACACCCGCCTGAAAAATGCCGTGCTGGAGCGCGAAAACGCTCAGCAGGAGGCAGTGCGCGCACAGGACGAACTGGTGCAGGCCGGCAAGCTGTCGGTGCTCGGCACCATGTCGGCCAGTATCAGCCATGAGTTGAACCAGCCCCTGGCCGCCATCCGCAGCTACGCAGAAAACGCCGAGATCCTGCTCGACCACCAACGTACCGAAGACGCCCGCGGCAACCTCAAGCTGATCGGCGAGCTGACCGGGCGCATGGCCTCGATCATTGCCCACCTGCGTGCCTTCGCCCGTCGTGACCGTCATGCCCCGGAGAGCGTGGCCCTGCAGCCGGCTCTGGACGATGCCCTGGCGCTGCTGGCCAAGCGCCGCCGGGCGATGGCCGTAGAGCTGATCCGCGACCTGCCGGAAGCCACCTTGTGGGTTCAGGCCGGCGAAACCCGCCTGCGCCAAGTGCTAGGCAACCTGCTGGCCAATGCCCTCGACGCCCTGACCGAAAAAGCCAACCCGCGCCGCCTGTGGCTAAGTGCCGAGCAGCGTGATGACTGCGTCTACCTGTACATCCGTGACAACGGCCCCGGCTTCAGCCGCCAGGCCCTGGAGCACGCCAAGGAGCCGTTCTTCACCACCAAGACCCGCACCCAGGGCCTGGGCCTGGGGCTGGCCATCTGTGAAAGCCTGATGCGCGCCCTGGGCGGTGAACTGCTGCTGGCCAACCACCCGGAAGGTGGCGCAATGCTGACTCTCCAGCTGCGGGTGGCCGCATCTGGCGCTACTTTGCCCAATTCGGAGGACCCCTCGGCATGA
- a CDS encoding sigma-54-dependent transcriptional regulator, which yields MTTETLIDSRAQVILVDDDPHLRQALSQTLDLAGLKVVALAEAQGLAERIEADWPGVVVSDIRMPGIDGLQLLEQLHGRDSELPVLLITGHGDVPLAVQAMRAGAYDFLEKPFATDALLDSVRRALALRRLVLDNRSLRLALSDRQQLATRLVGHSPAMLRLREQIGALAGTRADVLILGETGAGKEVVARALHDLSSRSEGPFVAINAGALAESVVESELFGHEPGAFTGAQKRRIGKFEFANGGTLFLDEIESMSLDVQVKLLRMLQERVVERLGGNQLIPLDIRIIAATKEDLRQSADQGRFRADLYYRLNVAPLRIPPLRERGDDILVLFQHFADAASQRHGLSPHALQPAQRALLLRHDWPGNVRELQNAAERFALGLELALDGQAPSAAAPAAPMLSGNLSEQVEQFERSLIAAELAQPHGSMRSLAEALGIPRKTLHDKLRKHGLNFDGGSGGHDDQEDNR from the coding sequence ATGACCACCGAGACACTGATCGACAGCCGAGCCCAGGTCATCCTGGTGGACGATGACCCCCACCTGCGCCAAGCCTTGAGCCAGACCCTGGACCTGGCCGGGCTCAAGGTAGTCGCGCTGGCCGAAGCCCAAGGCCTGGCCGAGCGTATCGAGGCCGACTGGCCCGGCGTGGTGGTCAGCGACATTCGCATGCCGGGCATCGATGGCCTGCAGTTGCTGGAACAACTGCACGGCCGCGACAGCGAACTGCCGGTGCTGCTGATTACCGGCCATGGCGATGTGCCGCTGGCGGTGCAGGCGATGCGCGCCGGGGCTTATGACTTCCTGGAAAAACCCTTTGCCACAGACGCCCTGCTCGACAGCGTGCGCCGCGCCCTGGCTTTGCGCCGGCTGGTGCTGGACAACCGTAGCCTGCGTCTGGCACTGAGCGACCGCCAGCAACTGGCAACCCGCCTGGTCGGCCATTCACCGGCCATGCTGCGCCTGCGCGAGCAGATCGGCGCTTTGGCCGGCACCCGCGCCGACGTGTTGATTCTGGGCGAAACCGGCGCCGGCAAAGAGGTGGTGGCCCGCGCGCTGCACGACCTGTCCAGCCGCAGCGAAGGGCCGTTCGTGGCGATCAACGCCGGCGCGCTGGCCGAATCGGTGGTCGAAAGCGAACTGTTCGGCCACGAGCCCGGTGCGTTCACCGGCGCGCAGAAACGCCGTATCGGCAAGTTCGAATTTGCCAACGGCGGCACGCTGTTCCTCGACGAAATCGAGAGCATGAGCCTGGATGTACAGGTGAAGTTGCTGCGCATGCTGCAGGAGCGAGTGGTCGAACGCCTGGGCGGCAACCAGTTGATCCCGCTGGACATCCGCATCATAGCCGCGACCAAGGAAGACCTGCGTCAGTCTGCCGACCAAGGGCGTTTCCGCGCAGACCTGTATTACCGCCTGAACGTGGCGCCGCTGCGTATTCCGCCACTGCGTGAACGCGGCGACGACATATTGGTGTTGTTCCAGCATTTCGCCGATGCTGCCAGCCAACGTCATGGCCTGTCGCCGCATGCGCTGCAACCCGCGCAACGCGCCCTGCTGCTGCGTCATGACTGGCCAGGCAACGTCCGCGAGCTACAGAACGCCGCCGAGCGTTTCGCCCTTGGCCTGGAGCTGGCACTGGATGGCCAGGCACCCTCGGCAGCAGCCCCGGCAGCGCCCATGCTCAGCGGCAACCTCAGCGAACAGGTCGAGCAATTCGAACGTTCGCTGATCGCCGCCGAACTGGCCCAGCCACACGGCTCCATGCGGAGCCTGGCCGAAGCACTGGGTATCCCCCGCAAAACCTTGCACGACAAGCTGCGCAAGCATGGCTTGAACTTCGACGGCGGCAGCGGCGGGCATGACGATCAAGAGGACAACCGTTAA
- the rfbC gene encoding dTDP-4-dehydrorhamnose 3,5-epimerase has product MNIIPTAIPEVLIIEPKVFADSRGFFFEAFNAREFSEQTGVNVTFVQDNHSRSIKGVLRGLHYQVANTQGKLVRVVHGEIRDIAVDVRKSSPTFGKWVAVHLSADNHRQLWIPPGFAHGFAVMSESAEFLYKTTDYYNPGADRCIRWDDPQLAIDWGLQQPPLLSDKDKVGLPLAEAEVLP; this is encoded by the coding sequence ATGAACATCATCCCTACAGCAATCCCTGAAGTACTGATCATCGAGCCGAAGGTGTTCGCTGACAGCCGTGGTTTTTTCTTCGAGGCATTCAACGCCCGTGAGTTCTCAGAGCAAACCGGCGTGAACGTGACGTTCGTCCAGGACAACCACTCGCGCTCCATCAAGGGCGTGCTCCGTGGGCTGCACTACCAGGTGGCAAACACCCAGGGCAAGCTGGTGCGCGTGGTGCACGGGGAAATCCGCGATATCGCCGTGGACGTGCGCAAAAGCTCGCCAACATTCGGTAAATGGGTCGCGGTGCACCTGTCAGCCGACAACCATCGCCAGCTGTGGATTCCGCCTGGCTTCGCCCACGGTTTTGCGGTGATGAGTGAATCGGCAGAGTTCCTCTACAAGACCACCGACTACTACAACCCTGGCGCCGACCGCTGTATCCGCTGGGACGACCCGCAACTGGCCATCGACTGGGGGCTGCAGCAGCCACCGCTGTTATCGGACAAGGACAAGGTGGGCCTGCCATTGGCAGAGGCGGAAGTGCTGCCTTAA
- the aguA gene encoding agmatine deiminase has product MKTLNSTPRADGFHMPAEWAPQTQVWMVWPERPDNWRLGGKPAQAAHVTLAKAIARFEPVTVAVSAGQYENARRQLDQPNIRVVEISNDDAWVRDTGPTFVINDHGEVRGVDWGFNAWGGFDGGLYAPWNRDEELAAKVLEMERCQRYQTEGFVLEGGSIHVDGEGTVITTEECLLNRNRNPHLSREQIEAVLRDHLAVDTVVWLPDGLYNDETDGHVDNFCCYVRPGEVLLAWTDDSNDPNYARCHAAMDVLKNTRDAKGREFIVHKMPIPGPLFATAEECAGVDQVAGSQERDPSVRLAGSYVNFLIVNGGIIAPSFDDPADAEARAILARIFPDHEVVMIPGRELLLGGGNIHCLTQQQPAPVKR; this is encoded by the coding sequence ATGAAAACCCTCAACTCCACGCCCCGTGCCGATGGTTTCCACATGCCCGCCGAGTGGGCCCCACAAACTCAGGTATGGATGGTCTGGCCGGAGCGCCCGGACAACTGGCGTCTGGGCGGCAAGCCGGCGCAGGCTGCCCACGTAACCCTGGCCAAGGCCATTGCCCGTTTCGAACCTGTAACCGTCGCGGTCTCCGCCGGCCAGTACGAGAACGCCCGGCGCCAACTCGACCAGCCGAACATTCGTGTGGTTGAAATCAGCAACGACGATGCCTGGGTGCGTGACACCGGCCCTACCTTCGTCATCAACGACCATGGCGAAGTGCGCGGTGTAGATTGGGGCTTCAACGCCTGGGGCGGCTTCGATGGCGGCCTGTACGCACCCTGGAACCGCGACGAGGAACTGGCCGCCAAGGTGCTGGAAATGGAGCGCTGCCAGCGCTACCAGACCGAAGGCTTTGTGCTGGAAGGTGGTTCGATCCACGTAGACGGTGAAGGCACCGTGATCACCACTGAGGAATGCCTGCTCAACCGCAACCGCAACCCGCACCTGAGCCGCGAGCAGATTGAAGCGGTGCTGCGCGATCACTTGGCGGTCGACACCGTGGTATGGCTGCCCGATGGCCTGTACAACGACGAAACTGACGGTCACGTCGACAACTTCTGCTGTTACGTGCGCCCGGGTGAAGTGTTACTGGCCTGGACCGATGATTCCAACGACCCCAACTATGCGCGCTGCCACGCGGCCATGGATGTGCTGAAGAACACCCGCGACGCCAAGGGCCGCGAGTTCATCGTGCACAAGATGCCGATCCCGGGCCCGCTGTTTGCCACTGCCGAAGAGTGCGCCGGTGTCGACCAGGTCGCCGGCAGCCAGGAGCGTGACCCGTCGGTGCGCCTGGCGGGTTCGTACGTGAACTTCCTGATTGTTAACGGTGGCATCATTGCCCCAAGCTTCGACGACCCGGCAGATGCCGAAGCCAGAGCGATCCTGGCAAGGATCTTCCCCGACCATGAGGTGGTGATGATCCCGGGCCGCGAGCTGCTCTTGGGTGGCGGCAACATTCACTGCCTGACCCAACAGCAGCCGGCGCCGGTCAAGCGCTGA